The genome window TGAGTATAAAAGTAAACAGAAGTATATAAATGTTTTGGTTTGAATCTCGAAATATTTATATAACATATTTAATATATGTCTTATGACATATCATAGTTGAAGGGGGATTAAAATGAAAACACGAGAAAAAATACTAGAATATCTAAAAAAAGCAGATTGGCATTCAACAACGGAAGATATAGCTGCAGAAGCTAATGTATCATGGAATACTGCTCAAGTTCATCTTCTTAAAATGGTTCACGAAGGAATTGTAAGATACAAGAAAGTAGGCAGACAAAACCAGTTTTGGCTGAATGAAAATTATGAAAAATATTTC of Candidatus Woesearchaeota archaeon contains these proteins:
- a CDS encoding winged helix-turn-helix domain-containing protein; its protein translation is MKTREKILEYLKKADWHSTTEDIAAEANVSWNTAQVHLLKMVHEGIVRYKKVGRQNQFWLNENYEKYFRGDRK